A genomic segment from Streptomyces sp. NBC_01233 encodes:
- a CDS encoding tetratricopeptide repeat protein, protein MGFMGDRSTLLETGRFVRAETESGAEAQGAVPVADAQTALTDADFAQELFAETDAASDAELEARHRVAADKGDPGAMSVLGALLLRRGDLDGAEPYLRGATGEGDRAAANNLGVLLHQRGYPEEAAGWWRVAAVAGSAPAAHALGRHFRERGDEPAAEYWMRQAAESGHALGAYGLADLLEHRGDKGVERWFRAAAEQGHREAAYRLARHLRKGDPTEAEQWYRQAAARGHRRAALHLGALLEARGELKEAGRWYLTSAKQGEARAACALGFLLRDAGDEESAATWWHRAAQDGDGNAANALGALHAARGETQTAERWYRTAMDAGDQNGAYNLALLCAAQDRTAQAEQWYRRAAYAGHREAANALAIMLLQVGDAAGAEPWFSKAAEAGSVDAAFNLGILFASRDEDRTALKWYERAASAGHTDAALQVGIALVRDGEERAAERHLRCAAGGGSAEAAFRLAALLESLAPPPEPVALGEPVGGAPRTESEEWYERAAELGHRRAQVRVGMLAAARGDMAVAARWYREAAEAGSRNGAFNLGLLLAREGSEPEAALWWTRAAVAGHGRAALRLGLLAARHGDLAEGQKWCVRAMELGPAEVSERAARLREALAEELSA, encoded by the coding sequence ATGGGATTTATGGGGGACAGGTCAACTCTGCTGGAGACAGGGCGGTTTGTGAGGGCGGAGACCGAATCGGGCGCAGAGGCCCAGGGGGCGGTTCCGGTAGCCGACGCGCAGACCGCGCTGACCGATGCGGATTTCGCGCAGGAACTGTTCGCCGAGACCGACGCGGCGAGCGACGCCGAGCTGGAGGCCCGGCACCGGGTGGCCGCCGACAAGGGCGACCCCGGCGCCATGAGCGTGCTCGGTGCGCTGCTGCTGCGCCGCGGTGACCTCGACGGGGCCGAGCCGTACCTGCGCGGTGCCACCGGCGAAGGGGACCGGGCCGCCGCGAACAACCTCGGTGTGCTCCTGCACCAGCGCGGCTACCCCGAAGAGGCCGCGGGCTGGTGGCGGGTCGCGGCCGTGGCCGGATCCGCACCGGCCGCGCACGCCCTCGGCCGCCACTTCCGCGAGCGCGGCGACGAGCCCGCTGCCGAGTACTGGATGCGGCAGGCGGCGGAATCCGGCCATGCGCTGGGCGCGTACGGGCTGGCCGACCTGCTGGAGCACCGCGGGGACAAGGGCGTCGAGCGGTGGTTCCGCGCCGCCGCCGAACAGGGGCACCGCGAAGCCGCGTACCGGCTGGCGAGGCACCTGCGCAAGGGCGACCCCACCGAGGCCGAGCAGTGGTACCGGCAGGCCGCCGCGCGCGGGCACCGGCGCGCGGCCCTTCACCTGGGCGCCCTGCTGGAGGCGCGCGGCGAGCTCAAGGAGGCCGGGCGCTGGTACCTGACCTCCGCCAAGCAGGGGGAGGCCCGCGCCGCGTGCGCGCTCGGCTTCCTGCTGCGCGACGCCGGGGACGAGGAGAGCGCGGCGACCTGGTGGCACCGCGCCGCCCAGGACGGCGACGGCAACGCCGCGAACGCGCTGGGCGCCCTGCACGCCGCGCGCGGGGAGACCCAGACCGCGGAGCGCTGGTACCGGACCGCCATGGACGCGGGCGACCAGAACGGGGCGTACAACCTTGCTCTGCTGTGCGCCGCACAGGACCGGACCGCGCAGGCCGAGCAGTGGTACCGGCGGGCGGCCTACGCGGGACACCGCGAGGCGGCCAACGCGCTGGCCATCATGCTGCTGCAGGTCGGGGACGCGGCGGGCGCCGAGCCGTGGTTCTCGAAGGCGGCCGAGGCGGGCAGCGTCGACGCCGCGTTCAACCTCGGGATCCTCTTCGCCAGCCGGGACGAGGACCGCACGGCGCTGAAGTGGTACGAGCGGGCCGCGTCGGCCGGGCACACGGACGCCGCGCTGCAGGTCGGCATCGCGCTCGTCCGCGACGGCGAGGAGCGGGCGGCCGAGCGGCACCTGCGGTGCGCGGCGGGCGGCGGCAGCGCGGAGGCGGCCTTCCGGCTGGCCGCGCTGCTGGAGTCGCTGGCCCCGCCGCCGGAGCCGGTCGCGCTGGGCGAGCCGGTGGGCGGCGCCCCGCGCACCGAGAGCGAGGAGTGGTACGAGCGGGCCGCCGAGCTGGGGCACCGCCGGGCCCAGGTACGGGTCGGCATGCTGGCGGCCGCCCGCGGTGACATGGCGGTGGCCGCACGGTGGTACCGGGAGGCGGCCGAGGCCGGTTCCCGCAACGGGGCGTTCAACCTGGGGCTGCTGCTCGCCCGCGAGGGGAGCGAGCCGGAGGCCGCGCTGTGGTGGACGCGGGCGGCGGTGGCGGGCCACGGCCGTGCGGCGCTTCGGCTGGGGCTGCTGGCGGCCCGGCACGGGGACCTGGCGGAGGGGCAGAAGTGGTGCGTGCGGGCCATGGAGCTGGGCCCGGCGGAGGTTTCGGAGCGGGCGGCACGGCTGCGGGAGGCTCTGGCGGAGGAACTCTCGGCCTGA
- a CDS encoding CBS domain-containing protein: MLVRDAMSTVILTLGPAHTLRQAACLMSGRRVGAAVVLDPDHSGIGILTERDILNSIGAGHDPDRESVGAHTTNNVVFCTPDATVQEAAEAMAHGGFRHLIVLENGGPVGIVSVRDVIRCWAPARRTVSAQAPGYVGT, from the coding sequence ATGCTCGTCCGTGACGCAATGAGCACCGTGATCCTCACCCTCGGACCCGCACACACCCTCCGGCAGGCGGCCTGCCTCATGTCCGGCCGGCGCGTCGGCGCGGCCGTCGTCCTCGACCCCGACCACAGCGGAATCGGCATCCTGACCGAGCGCGACATCCTCAACTCGATCGGCGCGGGCCACGATCCCGACCGGGAGTCCGTGGGCGCGCACACCACCAACAACGTCGTCTTCTGCACTCCGGACGCCACTGTGCAGGAGGCCGCCGAGGCGATGGCGCACGGCGGCTTCCGGCACCTGATCGTGCTGGAGAACGGCGGCCCCGTGGGCATCGTGTCCGTGCGCGACGTCATCCGCTGCTGGGCGCCGGCCCGGCGCACGGTCTCCGCGCAGGCACCTGGGTACGTGGGCACGTAG
- a CDS encoding YlbL family protein yields MPRRTATMLASTLVLFALLCAGVFIKVPYSEMSPGPTVNTLGDSHGAPVLNISGRKTYPTSGHLNMTTVRVTGADYNMNLVEAVYGWMSGDNIVVPHENLYPDGKTDAESTQENAEEFSQSQQSAKVAALKELGVPVTARVIVASVVKGSPSEGKLHAGDVIKAVDGTPVTAPEDVAKLVTKHKPGEPVEFTIVPAAEAAEVAKANHEPAGSSKVTINAGKAEGDGHAVVGIRAGSDHTFPFTIDIKLADVGGPSAGLMFALGIVDKLTPEDLTGGKFVAGTGTIDDAGKVGPIGGIQMKTIGARQAGAEYFLTPAENCASAATNVPDGLTLVKVSTIDDATKALEKISKGDTAGLTQCSVKP; encoded by the coding sequence ATGCCACGCCGCACTGCGACGATGCTCGCTTCCACCCTCGTGCTGTTCGCGCTGCTCTGCGCAGGGGTGTTCATCAAGGTCCCGTATTCCGAGATGAGCCCCGGCCCGACCGTGAACACGCTCGGCGACTCGCACGGTGCGCCCGTACTCAACATCTCGGGGCGCAAGACCTACCCGACCAGCGGTCACCTCAACATGACGACGGTCCGCGTCACCGGCGCGGACTACAACATGAACCTGGTGGAAGCGGTGTACGGGTGGATGTCCGGCGACAACATCGTCGTGCCGCACGAGAACCTCTACCCGGACGGCAAGACGGACGCGGAATCCACTCAGGAGAACGCCGAGGAGTTCAGCCAGTCCCAGCAGAGCGCCAAGGTGGCGGCCCTGAAGGAGCTCGGCGTTCCGGTCACCGCCCGTGTGATCGTCGCCTCCGTCGTCAAGGGCAGCCCCTCCGAGGGCAAGCTGCACGCCGGTGACGTGATCAAGGCGGTGGACGGCACCCCCGTCACCGCTCCCGAGGACGTGGCCAAGCTCGTCACCAAGCACAAGCCCGGCGAGCCGGTCGAGTTCACCATCGTGCCCGCCGCGGAGGCGGCCGAGGTGGCGAAGGCGAACCACGAGCCCGCCGGTTCCTCGAAGGTGACGATCAACGCGGGCAAGGCGGAGGGCGACGGTCACGCCGTCGTCGGCATCCGGGCCGGATCCGACCACACCTTCCCGTTCACGATCGACATCAAGCTCGCGGACGTCGGCGGCCCCAGCGCCGGCCTGATGTTCGCCCTCGGCATCGTCGACAAGCTGACCCCCGAGGACCTGACCGGCGGCAAGTTCGTCGCGGGCACCGGCACCATCGACGACGCGGGCAAGGTCGGCCCGATCGGCGGCATCCAGATGAAGACCATCGGCGCCCGCCAGGCCGGCGCCGAGTACTTCCTGACGCCCGCCGAGAACTGCGCCTCCGCGGCCACGAACGTGCCCGACGGCCTGACCCTGGTGAAGGTCTCCACGATCGACGACGCCACCAAGGCACTGGAGAAGATCAGCAAGGGGGACACGGCCGGGCTGACGCAGTGCAGCGTCAAGCCCTGA
- a CDS encoding UPF0182 family membrane protein, producing MPDRGGGPSGPRMRVGRPSRRARTLLMTLGVLAVLAMLFIMFAGFWTDWLWFRSVKYSTVFTTTLWTKIGLFAVFGLLMAGAVGFNIWLAHRLRPPLSAMSMEQQSLDRYRMSIAPYKKWLLLGIAVIVGLIAGASAAGQWKTWLMYVNGVTFGTKDPQFHMDVSFYTFDLPWYRFLLGFGFAAVVLSVIAAAVVHYLYGGLRVTSPGARATAAATGHLSVLLGLFVTLKAVAYWLDRYGLAVKSSDFKAADNWTGLRYVDANAYLPAKTILVAIAAICAVLFFATLWRRTWQLPVIGFGLMVLSAILIGGLYPAIVQKFQVQPNEQAKESPYVQKNIKATRDAYGIAGSEVTDYPGSPQTADRTKLRPQADTTASIRLLDPNIVSPAFQQLQQVKGYYAFPSTLAVDRYTGQDTVIGLRELNIGGIPKNNWINDHFKYTHGYGVVAAKGTTVGDQGAPDFTQSDLPSKGMFGTDFEQRIYYGEQTKQYSIVGGPQKELDYSDDKGEKETSYKGDSGVSLDNPVNRAAYALSFSEPQILYSGAIGDGSRILYNRTPKQRVEAVAPWLTIDGAPYPAVIGKRVVWIVDAYTTTNGYPYASRTTLGQSTADSLTNSQRAVVAQENQVNYIRNSVKATVDAYDGSVNLYQWDTEDPVLKTWMKAFPGTVKAKSDIAKPLMDHLRYPQDLFKVQRELLTRYHVTDPQTFLSGSEAWAVPDDPTTKAGTAVPPYYLSLKMPGQKEKDQVFSLTTTFTPNERPNLSAFMAVNADPGTPDYGKIRILKMPTSKPPDGPGQVQSKFQSEPKIAESIRLLRGGDSEIEYGNLLAVPLDGGMLYVEPVYVRSSGLKYPLLRKVLVTYGGQTAFEDTLEKALNVVFGAEAPTTPVPPVQPPGEGTVTPPANQDPTVKAALADAQKAIEDAEKARQAGDWAAFGKAQDEIKSALKRAIDAEAKTAPPQPSG from the coding sequence ATGCCGGACCGCGGCGGAGGCCCTTCCGGGCCACGGATGAGAGTCGGCCGCCCGTCCCGGCGGGCCCGCACTCTCCTTATGACCTTGGGCGTGCTGGCCGTCCTGGCCATGCTCTTCATCATGTTCGCGGGGTTCTGGACGGACTGGCTCTGGTTCCGCTCCGTGAAGTACTCCACCGTCTTCACCACCACCCTGTGGACGAAGATCGGTCTCTTCGCCGTCTTCGGCCTGCTGATGGCCGGTGCCGTCGGGTTCAACATCTGGCTGGCCCACCGGCTGCGGCCGCCGCTCAGCGCCATGTCGATGGAACAGCAGAGCCTCGACCGCTACCGGATGAGCATCGCCCCGTACAAGAAGTGGCTGCTCCTGGGCATCGCCGTGATCGTCGGGCTGATCGCGGGCGCCTCGGCGGCCGGTCAGTGGAAGACCTGGCTCATGTACGTGAACGGGGTGACCTTCGGAACGAAGGACCCGCAGTTCCACATGGACGTGTCCTTCTACACCTTCGACCTGCCCTGGTACCGCTTCCTGCTCGGCTTCGGCTTCGCCGCGGTCGTGCTGTCGGTGATCGCCGCGGCCGTCGTGCACTACCTGTACGGCGGACTGCGCGTGACCAGCCCGGGCGCCCGGGCCACCGCCGCCGCCACCGGGCACCTGTCGGTGCTGCTCGGCCTCTTCGTCACGCTCAAGGCGGTCGCGTACTGGCTCGACCGGTACGGGCTCGCCGTGAAGTCCAGCGATTTCAAGGCCGCGGACAACTGGACGGGCCTGCGGTACGTCGACGCCAACGCGTACCTGCCGGCGAAGACGATCCTCGTCGCCATCGCCGCGATCTGTGCCGTGCTGTTCTTCGCGACGCTGTGGCGCCGCACCTGGCAGCTGCCCGTGATCGGCTTCGGCCTGATGGTGCTCTCGGCGATCCTGATCGGCGGGCTGTACCCGGCGATCGTGCAGAAGTTCCAGGTCCAGCCGAACGAGCAGGCCAAGGAATCGCCGTACGTCCAGAAGAACATCAAGGCCACGCGCGACGCCTACGGGATCGCCGGCTCCGAGGTCACGGACTACCCGGGCTCCCCACAGACGGCGGACCGGACCAAGCTGCGCCCGCAGGCCGACACCACGGCCAGCATCCGGCTCCTGGACCCGAACATCGTCTCGCCCGCCTTCCAGCAGCTCCAGCAGGTCAAGGGCTACTACGCCTTCCCGTCCACGCTCGCCGTGGACCGGTACACCGGCCAGGACACGGTCATCGGGCTGCGCGAGCTGAACATCGGCGGCATCCCGAAGAACAACTGGATCAACGACCACTTCAAGTACACACACGGCTACGGCGTGGTCGCGGCCAAGGGCACCACCGTCGGTGACCAGGGGGCCCCGGACTTCACCCAGTCCGACCTGCCCTCCAAGGGCATGTTCGGCACGGACTTCGAGCAGCGCATCTACTACGGCGAGCAGACGAAGCAGTACTCGATCGTCGGCGGACCGCAGAAGGAGCTCGACTACTCGGACGACAAGGGCGAGAAGGAGACGAGCTACAAGGGCGACTCCGGCGTCAGCCTCGACAACCCGGTGAACCGGGCCGCCTACGCGCTCTCCTTCAGCGAACCGCAGATCCTCTACTCGGGCGCCATCGGCGACGGCTCGCGGATCCTCTACAACCGCACGCCCAAGCAGCGCGTCGAGGCGGTCGCCCCGTGGCTGACCATCGACGGCGCGCCGTACCCGGCCGTGATCGGCAAGCGGGTCGTGTGGATCGTCGACGCCTACACGACGACCAACGGGTACCCGTACGCCTCGCGCACCACGCTGGGCCAGAGCACCGCCGACTCGCTGACCAACAGCCAGCGCGCGGTGGTGGCCCAGGAGAACCAGGTCAACTACATCCGCAACTCGGTGAAGGCCACCGTCGACGCGTACGACGGCTCGGTCAACCTGTACCAGTGGGACACCGAGGACCCGGTCCTGAAGACCTGGATGAAGGCGTTCCCCGGCACGGTGAAGGCCAAGAGCGACATCGCCAAGCCGCTCATGGACCACCTCCGCTACCCGCAGGACCTCTTCAAGGTCCAGCGCGAGCTGCTGACCCGGTACCACGTCACGGACCCGCAGACCTTCCTCAGCGGCAGTGAGGCCTGGGCGGTCCCGGACGACCCGACGACCAAGGCCGGCACGGCGGTTCCGCCGTACTACCTGTCGCTGAAGATGCCGGGCCAGAAGGAGAAGGACCAGGTCTTCTCGCTCACCACGACGTTCACGCCGAACGAGCGGCCCAACCTGAGTGCCTTCATGGCGGTCAACGCCGATCCGGGGACCCCGGACTACGGCAAGATCAGAATCCTGAAGATGCCGACCAGCAAGCCGCCGGACGGCCCCGGTCAGGTGCAGAGCAAGTTCCAGTCCGAACCGAAGATCGCCGAGTCGATCCGCCTGCTGCGCGGTGGTGACTCGGAGATCGAGTACGGCAACCTGCTCGCGGTGCCGCTCGACGGCGGCATGCTCTACGTGGAGCCGGTGTACGTCCGCAGCTCCGGGCTGAAGTACCCGCTGCTGCGCAAGGTGCTGGTGACCTACGGCGGCCAGACGGCCTTCGAGGACACGCTGGAGAAGGCGCTGAACGTGGTCTTCGGAGCCGAGGCCCCGACCACGCCGGTGCCCCCGGTCCAGCCGCCGGGCGAGGGCACCGTCACGCCCCCGGCCAACCAGGACCCGACGGTCAAGGCGGCCCTCGCCGACGCGCAGAAGGCCATCGAGGACGCCGAGAAGGCCAGGCAGGCCGGCGACTGGGCGGCCTTCGGCAAGGCCCAGGACGAGATCAAGTCGGCGCTGAAGCGGGCGATCGACGCGGAGGCGAAGACGGCGCCGCCCCAGCCGAGCGGCTGA
- a CDS encoding Fur family transcriptional regulator, whose protein sequence is MSDLLERLRGRGWRMTAQRRVVAEVLDGDHVHLTADEVHARAVAKLPEISRATVYNTLGELVTLGEVLEVSTDRRAKRYDPNAHRPHQHLVCAQCGAIRDVHPAGNPLADLPDTERFGFVVSAVEVTYRGVCPNCAAA, encoded by the coding sequence ATGAGTGACCTGCTGGAACGACTCCGCGGACGCGGCTGGCGCATGACGGCGCAGCGGCGTGTCGTGGCCGAGGTGCTCGACGGTGACCACGTGCACCTGACGGCCGACGAGGTGCACGCGCGTGCCGTGGCGAAGCTGCCCGAGATCTCGCGGGCGACCGTCTACAACACGCTGGGCGAGCTCGTCACCCTCGGCGAGGTCCTGGAGGTTTCCACGGACCGGCGCGCCAAGCGGTACGACCCGAACGCGCACCGACCCCACCAGCACCTGGTCTGCGCCCAGTGCGGCGCGATCCGCGACGTCCACCCGGCGGGCAACCCGCTGGCCGACCTGCCGGACACGGAGCGCTTCGGCTTCGTCGTGTCCGCGGTCGAGGTGACCTACCGCGGGGTCTGCCCGAACTGCGCGGCCGCCTGA
- a CDS encoding catalase — MTQEAHVTQGPLTTEAGAPVADNQNSETAGVGGPVLVQDQLLLEKLAHFNRERIPERVVHARGAGAYGTFTLTRDVSQWTRAKFLSEVGKETETFLRFSTVAGNLGSADAVRDPRGWALKFYTEEGNYDLVGNNTPVFFIKDAIKFPDFIHTQKRDPYTGSQEADNVWDFWGLSPESTHQVTWLFGDRGIPASYRHMNGYGSHTFQWNNEAGEVFWVKYHFKTDQGIKNLTQAEANQLAGEDPDSHQRDLRESIERGDFPTWTVQVQIMPAAEAAQYRFNPFDLTKVWPHEDYPPIEIGKLELNRNPENVFAEVEQSIFSPAHFVPGIGPSPDKMLQGRLFGYGDAHRYRVGINADHLPVNRPHATEARTNSRDGYLYDGRHKGAKNYEPNSFGGPHQSDRPLWQPIDVTGGTGNHAAAVHSEDNDFVQAGNLYRLYSEDEKARLVENLSGFIAKVSRDDIVERAINNFRQADGDFGKRLEAAVQALRG; from the coding sequence ATGACGCAGGAGGCGCACGTGACGCAGGGACCGCTCACCACGGAGGCCGGGGCTCCGGTCGCCGACAACCAGAACAGCGAGACCGCCGGCGTCGGGGGTCCCGTTCTGGTCCAGGACCAGCTGCTGCTGGAGAAGCTCGCGCACTTCAATCGCGAGCGCATCCCGGAGCGCGTGGTGCACGCCCGCGGCGCCGGTGCCTACGGCACCTTCACGCTGACCCGCGACGTCTCCCAGTGGACCCGCGCCAAGTTCCTGTCCGAGGTCGGCAAGGAGACCGAGACCTTCCTGCGCTTCTCCACCGTCGCGGGCAACCTCGGCTCGGCCGACGCGGTGCGCGACCCCCGCGGCTGGGCGCTGAAGTTCTACACCGAAGAGGGCAACTACGACCTCGTCGGCAACAACACCCCGGTGTTCTTCATCAAGGACGCCATAAAGTTCCCCGACTTCATCCACACCCAGAAGCGCGACCCGTACACGGGCTCGCAGGAGGCGGACAACGTCTGGGACTTCTGGGGTCTGTCCCCCGAGTCGACCCACCAGGTGACCTGGCTGTTCGGCGACCGCGGCATCCCGGCGTCCTACCGCCACATGAACGGCTACGGCTCGCACACGTTCCAGTGGAACAACGAGGCCGGCGAGGTCTTCTGGGTCAAGTACCACTTCAAGACCGACCAGGGCATCAAGAACCTCACCCAGGCCGAGGCCAACCAGCTCGCCGGTGAGGACCCCGACTCCCACCAGCGCGACCTGCGCGAGTCCATCGAGCGCGGCGACTTCCCGACCTGGACCGTGCAGGTCCAGATCATGCCCGCGGCCGAGGCGGCCCAGTACCGCTTCAATCCGTTCGACCTCACCAAGGTGTGGCCGCACGAGGACTACCCGCCGATCGAGATCGGCAAGCTGGAGCTCAACCGCAACCCGGAGAACGTCTTCGCCGAGGTCGAGCAGTCGATCTTCTCCCCGGCGCACTTCGTCCCCGGCATCGGCCCCTCGCCGGACAAGATGCTCCAGGGCCGCCTCTTCGGATACGGCGACGCCCACCGCTACCGCGTCGGCATCAACGCCGACCACCTGCCGGTGAACCGTCCGCACGCCACCGAGGCGCGCACCAACTCCCGCGACGGCTACCTGTACGACGGCCGCCACAAGGGTGCGAAGAACTACGAGCCCAACAGCTTCGGCGGCCCGCACCAGAGCGACCGCCCGCTGTGGCAGCCCATCGACGTGACCGGTGGCACGGGCAACCACGCCGCCGCCGTGCACAGCGAGGACAACGACTTCGTGCAGGCCGGCAACCTCTACCGCCTCTACTCGGAGGACGAGAAGGCCCGTCTGGTCGAGAACCTGTCCGGCTTCATCGCCAAGGTCTCGCGTGACGACATCGTCGAGCGCGCCATCAACAACTTCCGCCAGGCGGACGGCGACTTCGGCAAGCGGCTGGAGGCCGCGGTCCAGGCCCTCCGCGGCTGA
- the hisN gene encoding histidinol-phosphatase — protein sequence MPEYDDDLRLALELADAADAATMERFRALDLKVETKPDMTPVSEADQAAEEIIRAGIAAARPGDAILGEEYGLQGSGPRRWVVDPIDGTKNYVRGVPVWATLISLMAEGADGAFRPVVGVVSAPALGRRWWAAEGQGAYAGGALGESAAPTGIRVSQVAGLGDASFAYSSLSGWEEQGRLAGFLDLTRACWRTRGYGDFWPYMMVAEGSLDLCAEPQLNLWDMAAIAVVVQEAGGRFTSLDGVDGVHGGNAAASNGLLHEEMLGLLRPRT from the coding sequence ATGCCCGAGTATGACGATGACCTGCGCCTTGCCCTCGAACTCGCCGACGCGGCGGACGCCGCCACGATGGAGCGGTTCCGCGCCCTCGACCTGAAGGTCGAGACGAAGCCGGACATGACCCCGGTGAGCGAGGCGGACCAGGCCGCCGAGGAGATCATCCGGGCGGGCATCGCGGCCGCGCGTCCCGGCGACGCGATCCTGGGCGAGGAGTACGGCCTGCAGGGCAGCGGCCCGCGCCGCTGGGTCGTGGACCCGATCGACGGCACGAAGAACTACGTGCGCGGGGTGCCCGTGTGGGCGACGCTGATCTCCCTGATGGCCGAGGGCGCCGACGGCGCCTTCCGGCCGGTGGTCGGCGTGGTGTCCGCGCCGGCGCTGGGCCGCCGCTGGTGGGCGGCCGAGGGGCAGGGGGCGTACGCGGGCGGTGCGCTCGGCGAGAGCGCCGCGCCCACGGGGATTCGCGTGTCCCAGGTGGCCGGGCTGGGCGACGCCTCGTTCGCGTACTCCTCGCTGAGCGGCTGGGAGGAGCAGGGCCGGCTCGCCGGGTTCCTGGACCTGACCCGCGCGTGCTGGCGTACCCGCGGCTACGGGGACTTCTGGCCGTACATGATGGTCGCGGAGGGCTCGCTGGACCTGTGCGCCGAGCCCCAGTTGAACCTCTGGGACATGGCCGCCATCGCGGTCGTGGTCCAGGAGGCGGGCGGCCGGTTCACCAGCCTGGACGGGGTGGACGGCGTGCACGGCGGGAACGCGGCGGCCTCGAACGGGCTGCTCCACGAGGAGATGCTCGGCCTGCTGCGCCCGCGCACCTGA
- a CDS encoding PPA1309 family protein translates to MLSMSNVSPSTGTPMAAGPLTRACLEIDEYAAGLGWDKPARLFALVDTARLKKQEPRLASQLGLDQDDAGKASLTPIEQDEVPAGTPLDKFLGTIAWPDAVVGCALTVERLMLPPSAEASVPEGLSDKQLATWVAGHPERQEVRLTVAVLRDGSRESAVRLREKDSSTDVLTGGGLVPGLAEALAATFS, encoded by the coding sequence ATGTTGTCCATGTCCAACGTTTCGCCTTCCACCGGCACCCCCATGGCGGCCGGCCCGCTCACCCGCGCCTGTCTCGAGATCGACGAGTACGCGGCCGGCCTCGGCTGGGACAAGCCCGCGCGGCTGTTCGCGCTGGTCGACACCGCCCGGCTGAAGAAGCAGGAGCCCCGGCTCGCGAGCCAGCTCGGCCTCGACCAGGACGACGCCGGCAAGGCCTCCCTCACCCCGATCGAGCAGGACGAGGTCCCGGCCGGAACCCCCCTCGACAAGTTCCTGGGCACCATCGCCTGGCCCGACGCCGTCGTCGGCTGCGCGCTGACGGTGGAGCGGCTGATGCTGCCGCCGTCCGCGGAGGCCTCCGTACCGGAGGGGCTGAGCGACAAGCAGCTGGCGACGTGGGTCGCCGGTCACCCGGAGCGGCAGGAGGTCCGCCTCACCGTGGCCGTGCTGCGCGACGGCTCGCGCGAGTCGGCCGTACGCCTGCGCGAGAAGGACTCCTCGACCGATGTCCTCACCGGCGGGGGCCTGGTGCCCGGGCTGGCGGAGGCCCTGGCCGCGACCTTCTCGTAG
- a CDS encoding TetR/AcrR family transcriptional regulator, which produces MPAARESLLEAAGAALSARPWPAVRMVDVAAAAGVSRQTLYNEFGGKAGLGSALVRREADRYLDGVDRALSAPAQAAERLAAVAEWTVRAARAHPLVRALLTGSWDAGLPAAGRRAPGPGELARAVRDRAAAALTPGEGPQRCELAVRLALSYVIAPGEEPGAAELLGLLRQLSVPTRTAGVR; this is translated from the coding sequence ATGCCGGCAGCCCGGGAGTCCTTACTGGAGGCGGCGGGAGCGGCGCTCTCCGCGCGCCCCTGGCCGGCCGTGCGGATGGTCGACGTGGCCGCGGCCGCCGGGGTGTCCCGGCAGACCCTCTACAACGAGTTCGGCGGCAAGGCGGGCCTGGGCAGCGCCCTGGTCCGGCGCGAGGCCGACCGGTACCTCGACGGCGTGGACCGGGCCCTGTCCGCCCCGGCGCAGGCCGCCGAGCGGCTCGCCGCCGTCGCGGAGTGGACCGTACGCGCGGCCCGCGCCCATCCCCTCGTACGGGCCCTGCTCACCGGCAGCTGGGACGCGGGCCTGCCCGCCGCGGGACGCCGGGCGCCAGGGCCCGGTGAGCTGGCCCGGGCCGTCCGCGACCGGGCGGCCGCCGCGCTCACGCCGGGGGAGGGCCCGCAGCGGTGCGAGCTCGCCGTGCGCCTCGCCCTCTCCTACGTGATCGCCCCGGGGGAGGAGCCGGGGGCGGCCGAACTGCTCGGGCTGCTCCGGCAGCTCAGTGTGCCGACCCGGACAGCTGGAGTCCGATGA
- a CDS encoding DMT family transporter, with protein sequence MAWLLVVVAGLLETGFAVCLKLSHGFTRLWPTVAFACFALGSFGLLTLALKKLDVGPAYAVWTGIGAAGTAIYGMVFLGDLVSTLKLVSISLVILGVIGLQLSGSAH encoded by the coding sequence ATGGCGTGGCTGCTGGTCGTGGTCGCGGGACTTCTGGAGACCGGTTTCGCGGTCTGCCTCAAGCTCTCCCACGGATTCACCCGGCTGTGGCCGACCGTCGCCTTCGCGTGCTTCGCGCTCGGCAGCTTCGGTCTGCTGACGCTTGCCCTCAAGAAGCTGGACGTGGGACCGGCGTACGCGGTCTGGACGGGCATCGGCGCCGCCGGGACCGCGATCTACGGCATGGTCTTCCTCGGCGACCTGGTCTCCACCCTCAAGCTCGTCTCGATCTCGCTGGTCATCCTGGGGGTCATCGGACTCCAGCTGTCCGGGTCGGCACACTGA